The following nucleotide sequence is from Lacinutrix sp. Hel_I_90.
ATAACGAATGGCATTTAATTTAGCAATAAAATCTTCATGAGGTACGGTTACCTTTCCGTCTTGGTGACCACATTGCTTAGCATCAGAAACTTGGTTTTCTATCTGAATAGCGCAAGCGCCAGCTTCAATCATTTTTTTTGTTAATAAATAAGTGGCCTCTTCATTACCAAAACCAGCATCAATATCAGCAATAATTGGAACGATATGTGTTTCAAAGTTGTCAATTTGATCTTGTACATCTTCTCCTTTTTCAAGTCTTTTAAACAAATCATTTAACTCTATAGCATCTGCTTGACGTAGAAAATCATAGATTTCTGCGATAAGACTAGGAACCGCTGTTTTTTCGTGCATTGATTGGTCTGGTAATGGTCCAAATTCTGAACGTAATGCCGCTACCATCCAACCTGAAAGGTATAAATATCTTTTGCTAGTTGTTTTGTGGTGTTTTTTAACTGCAATCATTTTTTGCTGTGCCACAAAACCATGCCAGCAACCTAGTGATTGTGTATAGTTTGAAGCATCTGCATCGTATGCTGCCATATCTTCTCTCATGATACCAGCCGTATATCTAGCGATATCTAAACCTGTTTTAAAACGGTTTTGAGTAACCATTCTTGCTGCACTTTCTGGATTTATTGCGTTCCAAGTTTTTCCATACTTTGCTTTTAGGTTTCTTACGGTCTCTAATGCAGAGCTATAATTTGATTGTGATAAATTTTTCATAATTTTGGGCTACGTTATTTAGTATTAATAATTAGATCCTGTTGTTTGTTGTCGCAAGCGCAGGATTGTTTTTTTTATATGTATTGGTATGCTGGAAGGGTTAAAAACTCTTCGAATTTTTCTGAAATTACTAGGGTATTAAATAAATCTATGGCTAATTCGAACTTGCTGTTCTTCAGGTTGTTTTCGCCAAATTCTGAAATGATTTTTTCTACTTCGTCATCAAATAATTCCGTGTACAATTCATTGTTGAATGTTCTTCCATCCTCAAGGACGACTTCGTTTTTTAACCATTGCCATACTTGAGTTCTTGAAATTTCGGCAGTAGCGGCATCTTCCATTAAATTGTAAAGAGCTACAGCGCCATGACCTCTTAGCCAAGCTTCGGTATATAAAATACCAACATTAATGTTTTTTCTTATGCCGGCTTCTGTTACCGTACCTTTTGGTAGTTCTACTAAATCTTGTTCGGTTATGTTTATATCGTTACGTGTAACATGCATTTGGTTTGGTGTTGGCATGTATTTGTTAAATTCTGCCATGGCAACCTCTACTAAAGCTGGGTGTGCCACCCAAGTACCATCATGTCCGTTTTTTGCTTCACGTTCTTTATCTTTTCGCACTTTTTCTAGAGCGACTGCATTTGCAGCTTCGTCATTTTTAATAGGAATTTGCGCTGCCATTCCGCCAATGGCTAAAATGCCTCTTTTGTGGCAACGTTGTATCACCAATTTTGAATACGCATCCATAAAAGGAGTGGTCATGGTGACTTGATCACGGTTTGGCACTACAAAATTAGGATGATTTCTAAATTTTTTAATATAAGAGAAAATGTAATCCCAGCGCCCGCAATTTAATCCCACAATATGGTCTTTAAGTTCGTAGATGATTTCATCTAGCTGAAAACTTGCAGTAATTGTTTCTATTAAAACAGTCGCTTTAAAAGTGCCCTTAGGAACTTCTAAATAGTCTTGGGCAAAAGTAAAGACGTCATTCCACCAGCGCGCTTCTAAATAGTGTTCTAATTTTGGCAAGTAGAAATAAGGTGCTGTACCATTTTCCATCATTGTTTTTGTATTATGGAAGGCATATAAACCAAAATCAACTAGGCTACCAGAGCTTTCTTCATTATTAATAAGAAGATGTCTTTCGTTTAAATGTAAGCCTCTTGGTCTAACAAGTAATACGGCAGTTTCAGGATTTAGTTTGTATGATTTATTGCGTTTAGTATCTGTTAATGAGATGGTTTTAGTATTGGCATCTATTAAATTTTGTTGGCCTTCAATGGCATTTTTCCAGGTAGGAGAATTACTGTCTTCTAAGTCGGCCATAAAGGTTTTGGTGCCAGAATTAAGCGCGTTAATAATCATTTTCCTATCTACAGGTCCTGTTATTTCTACACGTCTGTCTTGCAAGTCATGTGGGATACTTCCAGCTTTCCAATCGCCCGCTCTAATGGCTTTAGTTTCTTTTGGGAATTCTGGAAATTTACCTTCATCAAACACCTTTTGTTGTTGTTCTCTTTTTTCTAACAAGGCTAAACGCGGGGCGTTAAATTTTTCATGAAGTGCTGTTAAAAAATTGAAGGCTTCATCTGTAAGTATTTCTGGATAGTAATTATTTACTTCTCTAGAAAACGTGATTTTAGGTAGTTTTAAAAGTGTGGTTCCCATATTGTTGTAATTTTATAGTACAATATTAAAACAAACTTTTTAATAAAACAAGCGAACGTTCGCTAAATATTGTTTTTCGCAAAACAAAATAGTTCGCCAGTAAGATTCATAAGTTGTTAAAGCTAAAAATTATACCTCATGTCTTTTAAGGTGAACGCTAAAGTATATGGGGGACTGTGAAGCGATTTCCCTGCATGGCTTTGGTGCTGTTTTTAGAATTTTGTTGGACTT
It contains:
- the aceB gene encoding malate synthase A gives rise to the protein MGTTLLKLPKITFSREVNNYYPEILTDEAFNFLTALHEKFNAPRLALLEKREQQQKVFDEGKFPEFPKETKAIRAGDWKAGSIPHDLQDRRVEITGPVDRKMIINALNSGTKTFMADLEDSNSPTWKNAIEGQQNLIDANTKTISLTDTKRNKSYKLNPETAVLLVRPRGLHLNERHLLINNEESSGSLVDFGLYAFHNTKTMMENGTAPYFYLPKLEHYLEARWWNDVFTFAQDYLEVPKGTFKATVLIETITASFQLDEIIYELKDHIVGLNCGRWDYIFSYIKKFRNHPNFVVPNRDQVTMTTPFMDAYSKLVIQRCHKRGILAIGGMAAQIPIKNDEAANAVALEKVRKDKEREAKNGHDGTWVAHPALVEVAMAEFNKYMPTPNQMHVTRNDINITEQDLVELPKGTVTEAGIRKNINVGILYTEAWLRGHGAVALYNLMEDAATAEISRTQVWQWLKNEVVLEDGRTFNNELYTELFDDEVEKIISEFGENNLKNSKFELAIDLFNTLVISEKFEEFLTLPAYQYI